The Deltaproteobacteria bacterium genome contains the following window.
GGGGCGGCGCCGGAACAACTGGACGCGATCGAGTTCAATGTGCCGCCTCTGCGCTAGGCAAAGAGCGTTTGTCCGATTTCGCTGACTCCTGCCCGTTGAACGGGACAAAAGAACTTGTCACCCGCGAGATTCACACCTGAACGAGTTCCGCTTACTGCTCGGAAGCAATCACTGGCCTGGAGGATGTCCTGAGTGCCGCTACCGACCCAATGCGGAAATTGTGCAGTTTTTAACCTAAACTCGATCCGGTGCTTGCTCATAACTCTGAGCATTGATATTCGCAGCCAAGAACCACCACAAAACCTCCGACTCACGCTGCCAGCGAAAAATGCAGGTAACTCGATTTTTAAATAGAAACGCAGTTTTTTTCTTTCTCGCCATTCTATTGCTAGCCGTTCTGGTGTTTGGAACGCAGTACATACTTCGTGTATCGACTGGCGGTATCGGCTACCTGCCTTTGGCAGCATTTCACGCGGTAACAACCGCACTTTGGTGCATCCTTTTGCTGGCACAGGGGTACCTTGTTCGGCAGGGTCGACTGAGGACACACAGGTCTCTTGGCAGAACCTCGTATCTACTGGCCCCGGTAGTCGCATTCTCAATTTTCTGGTTGAGTCTTGATGTCTTGAGGTACGACGGTATCGATGAAGGTTCCTTGTACATTCTCGCCGTCAGAGTCTTCCTGTTGATCTTCTTTCTTGGTTTTTTTGCGCTCGCCCTGTTCAACAAAAGGCATCCCGATGTTCATGCGCGGTGGATGATCTGCTCGGCGGCGATACTTTTGGATCCGATCCTGAGCCGCGTATCGGCCTTTTTGCATCCGGTACCCTGGACGACGGGTTTTCACCAGTTCGTCGCTTTTGGCTTGATGGATGTGTTAGTCGGCTTGTTAGTCGTGGCGGACTGGCGCCAAGGGCGAAAAGACGTGTTTGCAGCGGCTCTGCTACTGATGCTAATCGGGCAAGCGTCAGCGTTAATGGTCTGGGACACCATGGTCTTTCGCTCATTTGCGGAGTGGTTTAGAACGATTCCATTGCCGCTCGGTTATTGACTGGTTCTGGGCAACTCGGTGAACCGTGCGGTCTTCTTCATTCAACTTCCGGGGAACGACTAACAGCAGAACCACGACGCCCGATTTGGTCTTAGACTGCTTACGACTCAATTCGGAACCTGGGGAGGACGCTGAGCCAATTACTGAATTTGGATGTGATAATAAGCAACTTCTGACTTTCGGGGGCCTTATTACTATGCGTTACGCTCTGAGATTGCTACTCATTGCCGGAATAACTCTGTTCAGCGTTCAACATCCAGTCATTGCGGAAGAGAGTGCACGTTTGGAAGATAAGGAACTCTCCGCCATGGCATGCCCTCCCGATCCAAAGTTGGGAGCAGAAGTCGCCGCCAAGCGGTTTTTATTTGCCTTTACGAGATTAGATCAGGCTTGCTTTGACCAGATGTGGACGGAAGACGCCACTGCATTTCTACCCATGATAATTCGAGACTCAGGGCCCGGTCGCCTGGACGGAAGAGCGCAAATTCTTGCCACCTTCGACGTTTTCTTTGGAGACCGAGATGCTTCGGAGGAGGATGTCATGGGAATCGTTCCCCAATCCTTTCGCGTCGACCAAAAAGGCGATGTAGCGGTTGTGAGTTTTGTCCTTGGGCCTGAATTAGATAATCGCCGAACCTTTATATTTCGGCGCGAAGTTGATGGTTGGCGCATCTGGCATCATCACGCATCGTGGGTGGGAGACTTCGATGCCATCCTTGAAGCGGAG
Protein-coding sequences here:
- a CDS encoding nuclear transport factor 2 family protein, which translates into the protein MRYALRLLLIAGITLFSVQHPVIAEESARLEDKELSAMACPPDPKLGAEVAAKRFLFAFTRLDQACFDQMWTEDATAFLPMIIRDSGPGRLDGRAQILATFDVFFGDRDASEEDVMGIVPQSFRVDQKGDVAVVSFVLGPELDNRRTFIFRREVDGWRIWHHHASWVGDFDAILEAELQKRISEMSDPSGN